One window from the genome of Gammaproteobacteria bacterium encodes:
- a CDS encoding NAD(P)H-hydrate dehydratase: MSELPEKLYSAQKVRELDRIAIEQFDIPGYELMRRAGRASFELLRARWATARNVLVVAGTGNNGGDGYVIARLAKEAGMNTRVVQRGNIGRIRGDAGSARDDYLAAGGLEEGFGKRLPGADVVVDALLGTGLEDNVRGAPKTAIEAINAQEAPVLAVDVPSGLHSDTGVPLGVAVRARCTISFIGLKQGLFTGLAADHCGEIVFDGLGIPPEVFETVSPSAHRVESAQFGDWLAPRPRTSHKGHFGHVLVIGGERGMAGAPRMAAEAAARVGAGLVSVATKPAHAAFVNIMRPELMVHPVERAADLRPLLKRATVVAIGPGLGQTDWSRAMLGAILDSTSPAVIDADALNLLASDPLRRENGVLTPHPGEAARLLGMNTKTIQQDRYGAVMLLRERYGGVCVLKGAGTLIGSSERIAVCTGGNPGMASGGMGDVLGGVIAGLMAQGLSAPQAAELGVCVHAAAADRAAATRGERGVLATDLFDHLQLLVNP; this comes from the coding sequence ATGTCCGAGCTACCCGAAAAACTTTACAGCGCGCAAAAGGTGCGCGAGCTTGATCGCATTGCGATCGAGCAGTTCGATATTCCCGGCTACGAGCTAATGCGGCGCGCGGGGCGTGCGTCGTTCGAGCTTCTACGCGCGCGCTGGGCAACGGCACGCAATGTCCTTGTCGTGGCCGGTACCGGCAATAACGGCGGCGATGGTTACGTGATCGCGCGCCTTGCCAAAGAGGCCGGCATGAACACGCGCGTGGTTCAGCGCGGCAACATCGGTCGCATCCGCGGCGACGCCGGTAGCGCGCGCGATGATTATCTGGCTGCCGGCGGCCTCGAAGAAGGTTTCGGCAAGCGCCTGCCGGGCGCTGATGTGGTCGTGGACGCCTTGCTCGGCACTGGCCTTGAAGACAACGTTAGGGGCGCGCCCAAGACGGCGATTGAAGCTATCAACGCGCAGGAGGCGCCAGTGCTGGCGGTGGACGTGCCATCCGGTCTGCACAGCGATACCGGCGTGCCGCTGGGTGTAGCGGTGCGCGCGCGTTGTACGATCAGCTTTATTGGGCTCAAACAGGGTTTGTTCACGGGGCTGGCGGCGGATCACTGCGGCGAGATCGTGTTTGACGGTCTGGGGATCCCGCCGGAAGTGTTCGAAACCGTATCGCCCTCGGCGCATCGAGTCGAATCCGCTCAGTTCGGGGACTGGCTGGCGCCGCGGCCACGCACCAGTCACAAGGGACACTTCGGTCATGTGCTGGTGATCGGCGGCGAACGCGGCATGGCGGGCGCGCCGCGCATGGCCGCCGAAGCCGCCGCCCGCGTGGGCGCCGGACTGGTGAGTGTGGCAACAAAACCGGCGCATGCCGCGTTCGTAAATATCATGCGACCGGAGTTGATGGTTCATCCCGTCGAGCGCGCGGCCGACCTTCGGCCGTTGCTCAAACGCGCCACGGTGGTGGCGATCGGTCCGGGTCTGGGGCAGACCGACTGGAGCCGCGCCATGCTGGGCGCAATACTCGACTCAACCTCGCCGGCAGTGATCGATGCCGATGCCCTCAATCTGCTTGCCAGCGACCCGTTACGGCGGGAAAACGGGGTGTTGACGCCGCATCCGGGCGAGGCGGCGCGACTGCTTGGTATGAACACCAAGACAATTCAGCAGGATCGGTACGGCGCGGTAATGCTGCTGCGCGAGCGTTATGGCGGCGTGTGCGTGCTTAAAGGCGCCGGGACGTTGATTGGCTCCAGTGAGCGCATCGCCGTTTGCACAGGCGGTAATCCCGGCATGGCGAGCGGCGGCATGGGCGATGTTCTTGGCGGGGTGATCGCCGGTCTGATGGCGCAGGGCTTAAGCGCTCCGCAAGCCGCCGAACTGGGTGTGTGCGTGCACGCGGCGGCGGCCGACCGCGCCGCGGCTACCCGCGGCGAACGCGGGGTGCTGGCGACGGATCTGTTCGACCATCTGCAATTGCTGGTCAATCCGTGA
- a CDS encoding ABC transporter permease, giving the protein MISVTRFRAVLAARNREFLRDRSALIWNILLPALIVFGFAFAFSGEPPSLYKVGVYGKTQDRAAAAFTRTEHIDFIPVARRNVAITKVRRHQLDMLIDPRARRYWVNDESPKGYMLERVLAGTQPDSLERQQVTGRPVRYVDWLIPGVLGMNMMFSSLFGVGYVIVRYRKNGVLKRLKATPLSAFEFLAAQVVSRLWLIIAITVLVFTGTHLVIGFTMYGNYLTLLLVFVLGAVCMISLGLLVAARTASEELAGGLLNIVSWPMMGLSGVWFSLEGMHPLLKQLALIFPLTHVTIAARAIMLDGAGLTAITPQLTALALMSVAFLIMGSYWFRWE; this is encoded by the coding sequence ATGATAAGTGTCACGCGTTTCCGCGCGGTGCTGGCGGCGCGCAATCGGGAGTTCCTGAGGGATCGATCGGCGCTGATATGGAATATCCTGTTGCCGGCGCTGATCGTTTTCGGTTTCGCGTTCGCGTTTTCAGGCGAGCCGCCCAGCCTTTACAAGGTCGGCGTTTACGGCAAGACCCAAGACCGCGCGGCGGCGGCTTTTACCAGAACCGAGCACATCGACTTTATCCCGGTAGCCCGTCGCAACGTGGCGATCACCAAGGTGCGGCGGCATCAACTGGATATGCTGATCGATCCGCGAGCGCGGCGTTACTGGGTTAACGACGAATCGCCTAAAGGCTATATGCTGGAACGGGTGCTGGCCGGCACCCAGCCGGACAGCCTCGAACGTCAGCAGGTCACCGGGCGGCCGGTGCGCTATGTGGACTGGTTGATCCCCGGCGTGCTGGGCATGAACATGATGTTCAGTTCGCTGTTCGGAGTCGGCTACGTGATCGTGCGCTACCGCAAAAACGGCGTGCTCAAGCGGCTCAAGGCGACACCGCTTTCCGCATTCGAATTCCTGGCCGCGCAGGTCGTCTCGCGGCTGTGGCTGATCATCGCCATCACCGTGCTGGTGTTCACCGGCACCCATCTGGTGATCGGTTTCACCATGTACGGCAATTATCTGACTTTACTGCTGGTGTTCGTGCTGGGGGCGGTATGCATGATCAGCCTGGGGTTGCTGGTCGCCGCCCGCACCGCCAGCGAGGAGCTCGCGGGCGGCTTGTTGAACATTGTCAGCTGGCCGATGATGGGCTTGTCGGGCGTGTGGTTTTCGCTGGAAGGCATGCACCCGCTGTTAAAACAGCTGGCGCTTATCTTTCCACTGACCCATGTCACAATCGCTGCGCGCGCGATCATGCTGGACGGTGCGGGCCTCACGGCTATTACGCCGCAACTCACGGCCCTTGCCTTGATGAGCGTGGCATTTTTAATTATGGGTTCGTACTGGTTCCGCTGGGAATGA
- the miaA gene encoding tRNA (adenosine(37)-N6)-dimethylallyltransferase MiaA: MAPAAVNSIVTSRLPSPDSRIPIPESRLPPAIFLMGPTASGKTTLAVELVRCLPLEIISVDSAMVYRGMDIGTAKPDAETLSIAPHRLIDILDPAQAYSAARFRADALREMAEITARGKVPLLVGGTMLYFRALTQGLSALPAADLAVRARIDAQAIERGWPFLHAHLGEVDPFAAARIHPNDPQRVQRALEVYEITGRSMTELCARPRSEILQYSINRLVLMPDNREKLRARITERFYGMLSKGLVDEVETLRRRDDLHLGLPALRAVGYRQIWQYLDGAISYPDMVIAARTASHKLAKRQMTWLRAERDASMFDAEAQSLARIVSAIESQLV; the protein is encoded by the coding sequence ATGGCCCCAGCCGCAGTTAACTCAATCGTTACCTCCCGACTCCCGAGTCCCGACTCCCGGATCCCGATTCCAGAGTCCCGCCTACCACCCGCCATATTTCTCATGGGCCCCACCGCCAGCGGTAAGACCACGCTGGCGGTCGAGCTTGTGCGCTGTCTGCCGCTGGAGATCATCAGCGTCGATTCGGCGATGGTTTACCGTGGCATGGATATCGGTACCGCCAAACCAGATGCGGAAACCTTGTCGATTGCGCCGCACCGGCTGATCGATATTCTCGACCCCGCACAGGCCTATTCCGCGGCCCGCTTCCGGGCGGATGCGTTGCGGGAAATGGCCGAGATTACCGCGCGCGGCAAAGTACCGCTGCTGGTCGGCGGCACCATGCTATATTTCCGGGCGCTAACCCAAGGCTTGAGCGCGCTGCCGGCGGCCGACCTGGCTGTGCGCGCGCGCATCGATGCGCAAGCTATCGAACGAGGCTGGCCGTTCCTGCACGCGCACCTGGGCGAGGTCGATCCGTTTGCCGCCGCGCGTATTCATCCCAACGATCCGCAGCGCGTGCAGCGCGCTTTGGAAGTTTACGAGATTACCGGCCGGTCAATGACTGAACTTTGCGCGCGGCCCCGGTCGGAAATATTGCAGTACAGCATAAATCGCCTGGTACTGATGCCTGATAACCGTGAAAAGCTGCGCGCAAGAATTACCGAGCGTTTTTACGGCATGCTGTCGAAAGGGCTCGTGGATGAAGTCGAAACTCTGCGTCGCCGCGACGATCTGCACCTGGGACTTCCCGCGTTGCGAGCGGTTGGATATCGACAGATATGGCAGTATCTCGACGGCGCAATCAGCTATCCGGACATGGTGATAGCGGCGAGGACCGCGAGCCATAAACTTGCGAAACGCCAAATGACGTGGCTGCGCGCCGAGCGTGACGCGAGCATGTTCGATGCCGAAGCTCAGTCGCTCGCGCGGATTGTCTCGGCAATCGAGTCGCAACTTGTATGA
- the tsaE gene encoding tRNA (adenosine(37)-N6)-threonylcarbamoyltransferase complex ATPase subunit type 1 TsaE has product MEALGARLAVGCEPGMSFFLRGALGAGKTTLTRGFLRAHGHEGAVKSPTYTLVEPYEMAAVNVYHFDLYRLSDPEELEFMGFRDYFRADAICLVEWPERAQDRLPRPDVDIAITVAVEGQTQGRRVTLHASTPAGVDVLARISAHKS; this is encoded by the coding sequence ATGGAGGCGCTGGGTGCGCGGCTGGCTGTGGGCTGCGAGCCGGGCATGTCGTTTTTTCTGCGCGGCGCGCTGGGCGCCGGCAAGACCACCCTGACCCGCGGTTTTCTGCGCGCGCATGGTCATGAGGGCGCGGTCAAAAGCCCGACGTATACGCTCGTCGAGCCGTATGAGATGGCCGCGGTCAATGTCTATCACTTTGATTTGTACAGGTTATCGGACCCGGAAGAACTGGAATTCATGGGGTTCCGGGATTACTTTCGCGCCGATGCGATATGTCTGGTCGAATGGCCTGAACGGGCGCAGGACCGCCTGCCGCGACCCGACGTCGACATCGCCATCACCGTGGCCGTCGAGGGCCAGACGCAAGGCCGCCGCGTCACCCTGCATGCGTCGACACCCGCGGGTGTCGACGTGCTGGCGCGTATCAGTGCTCACAAAAGCTAA
- the hfq gene encoding RNA chaperone Hfq: MAKGQTLQEPFLNALRRERVPVSIYLVNGIKLQGQIDSFDQFVVLLRNSVNQMVYKHAISTIVPARAVKIAYNNEETESD; encoded by the coding sequence ATGGCAAAAGGGCAAACGTTACAAGAACCCTTCCTCAACGCGTTGCGCAGAGAACGTGTGCCGGTATCGATTTATCTCGTCAACGGCATCAAGCTACAGGGACAGATCGACTCGTTCGATCAGTTTGTGGTTTTGCTGCGTAACAGCGTGAACCAGATGGTGTATAAGCACGCAATTTCGACGATTGTACCGGCCAGGGCCGTCAAGATTGCTTATAACAACGAGGAGACCGAGTCGGATTGA
- a CDS encoding N-acetylmuramoyl-L-alanine amidase, translated as MNIRLSYSSDSTRVVFDLSGPVEHRLFSLHDPERIVIDLENAKMAELAQHVDLGASAIVAIRHAARDGTDLRVVLDLQNSSTLKSFLLPPIGGYDHRLVVDLYHPGAPAPTLATPVPTPVIVADFNVTSLRDVVVAIDAGHGGEDAGAVGLYGTYEKDVVLSIASRLEDLIEAEPGMRPVMIRDSDVYLELRDRIARARAHQADLFISIHADAALSSYASGSSVYVLSRTGASSEAARWLAERENAADLMGGVRLNDKDDTLARVLMDLSQTATIDASMNLAEDVLAELELVGDIHSSSVEQAGFAVLTSPDIPSVLVETAYISNSEEEQRLRSSSYQEQVALAMLNGLRVYFSDHSPPGTLYASDLRDRHVIRYGDTLSTIAQRYSVNVEALRSRNSLNGDVLHVGQVLLIPTSDG; from the coding sequence ATGAACATTCGCCTTTCCTACAGCAGCGACAGCACGCGCGTTGTATTCGATCTCAGCGGCCCGGTGGAGCACCGTCTGTTCTCGCTGCACGATCCCGAACGCATAGTCATCGACCTTGAAAACGCCAAGATGGCGGAGCTCGCCCAGCATGTGGATCTGGGCGCGTCCGCGATTGTGGCTATACGCCACGCCGCACGGGACGGCACCGATCTGCGGGTGGTGCTGGACCTGCAAAATTCATCGACTCTGAAAAGTTTCCTGTTGCCCCCGATCGGCGGCTATGACCACCGACTGGTGGTGGACCTCTATCATCCCGGCGCGCCGGCACCGACACTCGCGACACCCGTGCCCACGCCGGTGATCGTGGCCGACTTCAACGTCACGTCGCTGCGCGACGTGGTGGTGGCCATCGACGCCGGTCACGGTGGCGAGGACGCCGGTGCGGTGGGACTGTACGGAACGTACGAAAAGGACGTGGTCTTGTCCATTGCCAGCCGGCTTGAAGATTTAATCGAAGCGGAGCCGGGCATGCGGCCGGTGATGATTCGCGATAGCGACGTTTACCTGGAGCTGCGTGACCGCATCGCGCGCGCGCGGGCCCACCAGGCCGACCTGTTTATCTCGATACACGCAGACGCGGCGCTCAGTTCTTACGCGAGTGGCAGTTCCGTTTACGTATTGTCGCGCACCGGAGCCAGCAGCGAGGCCGCGCGCTGGCTGGCCGAACGGGAAAACGCTGCGGACCTCATGGGTGGCGTACGTCTGAATGACAAGGACGACACCCTGGCGCGGGTGCTCATGGATTTGTCCCAGACCGCGACCATCGATGCCAGCATGAACCTGGCGGAGGACGTGCTCGCGGAACTGGAACTGGTGGGCGATATACACAGCAGCAGCGTTGAACAGGCCGGTTTCGCGGTGCTGACTTCGCCCGACATTCCTTCCGTGCTGGTGGAGACGGCGTATATCTCCAATTCCGAGGAGGAGCAGCGTCTGCGTAGCTCCTCTTATCAGGAACAGGTGGCGCTCGCCATGCTGAATGGTCTGCGCGTATATTTCAGCGATCATTCTCCGCCGGGCACCCTGTATGCAAGCGATCTGCGCGATCGGCACGTCATCCGTTATGGCGACACCTTGTCCACGATCGCTCAGCGATACAGCGTCAACGTCGAGGCGCTGCGTTCTCGTAATTCGCTGAACGGCGACGTGCTGCACGTCGGCCAGGTGCTGCTGATTCCAACCAGCGACGGTTAG
- a CDS encoding ABC transporter ATP-binding protein yields MPPLLEVNALVKHYRGVKAVNGLGFVIESGLCFGLLGPNGAGKTTTVEMLEGVTAPTGGEILYKSQPLGPRFRDEAGIMFQSTALQDFITVRETLEMFARFYRDSASLDTVIEQCSLREFLDRDTRKLSGGQRQRLLLAIALVNDPEVIFLDEPTTGLDPQARRNFWALVEGIKARGKTVVLTTHYMEEAYVLCDEIAIMDHGRIIAQGTPRQLLAAHFDDVILQLPEQDFEPARDGLEVPVVHHRGVVEIATPDVNGTITRLIERGVPLAHLRIRERTLEDLFLELTGTELRA; encoded by the coding sequence ATGCCACCTTTGCTGGAAGTCAACGCGCTGGTCAAGCACTATCGCGGCGTCAAGGCTGTGAACGGGCTTGGCTTCGTCATCGAATCTGGCCTGTGTTTCGGTTTGCTGGGTCCGAACGGCGCGGGCAAGACCACCACGGTGGAAATGCTGGAAGGCGTGACGGCGCCCACCGGAGGCGAAATCCTGTACAAAAGCCAGCCGCTCGGACCGCGCTTCCGCGACGAAGCCGGCATCATGTTCCAGTCCACCGCGCTGCAGGACTTCATCACCGTTCGCGAGACCCTGGAGATGTTCGCCCGGTTTTATCGCGACAGCGCGTCGCTGGACACTGTGATCGAACAGTGCTCGTTGCGCGAATTCCTGGATCGCGACACCCGCAAGCTGTCGGGTGGTCAGCGCCAGCGTCTGCTTCTGGCGATCGCGCTGGTCAACGATCCCGAAGTCATCTTCCTGGATGAACCCACCACCGGCCTGGACCCGCAGGCGCGGCGCAATTTCTGGGCGCTGGTGGAAGGCATAAAGGCGCGCGGCAAAACCGTGGTGCTGACCACGCATTACATGGAAGAAGCCTACGTGCTGTGCGACGAGATCGCGATTATGGATCACGGCCGCATCATCGCGCAGGGAACGCCCCGACAGCTGCTCGCCGCCCATTTCGATGACGTGATTCTGCAACTGCCCGAGCAGGACTTTGAGCCCGCGCGCGACGGACTGGAGGTGCCCGTGGTGCATCATCGCGGCGTGGTCGAAATCGCGACCCCGGACGTGAACGGCACCATTACGCGGCTGATCGAGCGCGGCGTGCCACTCGCGCATCTGCGTATTCGCGAGCGCACTTTAGAGGATCTGTTTCTGGAACTGACCGGCACGGAACTGCGCGCGTGA
- a CDS encoding TerC family protein, which produces MSQLALYGVFAAIVTVLLAIDLFVVQRHSHTVSIKEAAIWTGIWISVSVVFGLFIPHFYHGAGGEDMVLYFTGYLIEWSLSVDNVMLFLLIFQTFAVPREFQHRVLFYGVLGAIVMRVIVILAGTALVEAFEWLLYVFGAFLLYLAWKTWSHRGEQEDVSDMRLMRIVRRVLPTTEDYRGEHFFVREHGRLLATPLFMVLVVINIVDLIFATDSIPAIFAITRDPFIVITSNIFAIMGLRSLYFLIAGLADRLHYLKAGLAVILAFVGLKLLTENIHGLWHPSPLMSLGIIATIFAVTVVMSLMHEPDADKTPPGR; this is translated from the coding sequence ATGTCTCAACTCGCGCTCTACGGCGTGTTTGCCGCCATAGTCACCGTCCTGCTGGCAATCGACCTTTTTGTCGTCCAGCGCCACTCGCACACTGTCTCGATCAAGGAAGCCGCTATCTGGACCGGCATCTGGATCAGCGTATCGGTGGTGTTCGGCCTGTTTATCCCGCACTTCTACCATGGCGCCGGCGGCGAGGACATGGTTCTTTATTTTACGGGGTACCTGATAGAGTGGTCGCTGTCGGTCGACAACGTGATGCTGTTCCTGCTGATCTTCCAGACTTTCGCCGTACCTCGGGAGTTTCAGCATCGTGTCCTGTTCTACGGCGTGTTGGGCGCGATCGTGATGCGCGTGATCGTGATCCTCGCCGGCACGGCGCTGGTTGAGGCCTTCGAATGGCTGCTTTACGTGTTCGGCGCGTTTCTGCTGTACCTGGCCTGGAAAACCTGGTCGCACCGCGGGGAACAGGAGGACGTCTCGGACATGCGCCTGATGCGGATCGTCAGGCGTGTGCTGCCAACCACCGAGGATTACCGCGGCGAGCACTTCTTCGTGCGCGAGCACGGCCGCCTGCTTGCCACACCGTTGTTTATGGTGCTGGTGGTGATCAACATCGTCGATCTGATCTTCGCCACCGACTCGATCCCGGCGATTTTCGCGATCACGCGCGATCCCTTCATTGTCATCACGTCCAACATCTTCGCCATCATGGGACTGCGCTCGCTGTATTTTCTGATCGCGGGGCTGGCCGACCGCCTGCATTATCTGAAAGCCGGCCTGGCAGTCATCCTCGCCTTCGTCGGTCTTAAGCTTTTGACCGAGAACATCCACGGGCTGTGGCACCCGAGCCCGCTGATGAGCCTTGGCATAATCGCCACGATCTTCGCCGTGACGGTGGTGATGAGCCTGATGCACGAACCGGATGCCGACAAGACTCCGCCCGGGCGCTGA
- a CDS encoding alkaline phosphatase family protein: MTELILGPLLRYVGPCDATVWVETSAACEVEILDHRAPTFHVEGHHYAIVYLTGLEPGSIYEYAVLLDGEPVWPEPDSKFPPSTIYTPQPDQSQQLVFGSCRISLPQVPPFTLLKEQDVRGRGIDALQALALRLRREPPDQWPHALLFLGDQIYADQVSPETRQFIRGRRNTDEPPGEEIADFEEYTRLYREAWGEPTIRWLLSTLPSAMIFDDHDVNDDWNISAAWVAEKRAQPWWQARIVGGFMSYWIYQHLGNLSPRELHDDEMFRQVQKARNDAGPLLREFAARAERDPAACRWSFYRDFGRVRLVMMDSRAARVLDGPRAMIEADEWAWIARHAHGDFDHVLLGTSLPMLLAPAIHYLEAWSEAVCDGAWGKRAVHQVEKLRQALDLEHWSAFDRSFVQLTELLHEVASDARGHAPATIVMLSGDVHHAYLAKASFRHGEARKSGIYQAVCSPLRNALSSSERRAMRFAWSAPMALVAKALARAAGVQPPILDWRLMHDEPWFGNQIATLEMRGRSARFRIEKPALDEAGEPVLKEVFESALDSPV, encoded by the coding sequence ATGACAGAATTGATTCTGGGGCCACTCTTACGTTACGTCGGCCCCTGTGACGCAACCGTATGGGTGGAGACCTCAGCGGCCTGCGAGGTCGAGATACTTGACCACCGCGCGCCCACATTTCACGTCGAAGGCCACCATTACGCGATCGTGTATCTGACCGGTCTTGAGCCCGGCAGCATTTACGAATACGCGGTGTTGCTGGACGGCGAACCCGTATGGCCCGAGCCGGATTCGAAGTTTCCGCCCAGCACCATCTACACGCCGCAACCGGATCAGTCGCAGCAGCTGGTATTCGGCTCCTGCCGTATCTCGCTGCCACAGGTGCCGCCGTTTACCCTGCTCAAGGAGCAAGACGTGCGCGGCCGCGGTATCGACGCGTTGCAGGCGCTGGCGCTGCGTTTGCGACGCGAGCCGCCGGATCAGTGGCCGCACGCACTTCTGTTTCTGGGCGATCAGATTTACGCCGACCAGGTGTCGCCGGAAACCCGGCAGTTTATTCGCGGACGCCGCAACACCGATGAGCCGCCCGGCGAGGAGATCGCGGATTTCGAAGAATATACCCGTCTCTACCGCGAGGCCTGGGGCGAACCGACTATCCGTTGGCTGCTGTCCACCCTGCCCAGCGCGATGATCTTCGACGATCACGATGTAAACGACGACTGGAACATTTCGGCGGCCTGGGTCGCGGAGAAGCGCGCGCAGCCGTGGTGGCAGGCGCGCATCGTGGGCGGTTTCATGTCGTACTGGATTTACCAGCATCTGGGCAATCTCTCCCCGCGTGAACTGCACGATGATGAGATGTTCCGGCAGGTTCAAAAAGCGCGCAATGACGCCGGTCCGCTGTTGCGCGAATTCGCGGCGCGCGCCGAACGCGATCCCGCAGCCTGCCGCTGGAGTTTCTACCGGGATTTCGGACGCGTGCGGCTGGTGATGATGGACTCGCGCGCCGCGCGGGTACTCGATGGGCCGCGCGCCATGATCGAGGCGGACGAGTGGGCCTGGATCGCGCGTCACGCGCACGGCGATTTCGATCATGTGCTGCTGGGCACCTCGCTGCCGATGCTGCTGGCGCCAGCGATCCACTATCTGGAGGCCTGGAGCGAAGCAGTGTGCGACGGCGCGTGGGGAAAACGCGCAGTCCACCAGGTCGAAAAACTGCGGCAGGCGCTGGATCTGGAACACTGGAGCGCGTTTGATCGCTCCTTTGTGCAGCTCACCGAACTGCTCCACGAGGTCGCCAGCGACGCGCGCGGTCATGCGCCGGCCACCATCGTTATGCTCTCCGGCGACGTGCATCACGCGTACCTTGCAAAGGCGTCTTTCCGGCATGGCGAGGCGCGCAAAAGCGGTATCTATCAGGCGGTGTGCTCACCGCTGCGCAACGCGCTCAGCAGCAGCGAACGCCGGGCGATGCGGTTCGCGTGGAGTGCGCCGATGGCGCTCGTCGCCAAAGCGCTGGCCCGCGCGGCCGGTGTCCAGCCACCGATCCTGGACTGGCGGCTTATGCATGACGAACCCTGGTTCGGCAACCAGATCGCCACACTCGAAATGCGGGGGCGCTCGGCGCGGTTTCGGATCGAGAAGCCGGCCTTGGACGAGGCCGGCGAGCCGGTATTGAAAGAGGTATTCGAGTCCGCGCTGGACAGTCCAGTTTGA
- a CDS encoding DegQ family serine endoprotease yields MSQKFSAKKFLIPLVLPLVVTACGPSSAKPERGFEQSAPESEVNIQLPNFRELVQKEGPAVVNISTTQTVTREPMMPFGPQFPGLDEDHPFYDFFRRFAPQQQPPGPQEFETQSLGSGFVISDDGYVLTNAHVIGDADEITVKLIDGRELEAEVVGQDRPTDVALLKIDAEGLPVVPVGKADKSQVGDWVVAIGSPFGFDNTVTAGIISAKRRSLPGDTYVPFLQTDVALNPGNSGGPLFNMQGEVIGINSQIYSRTGGYMGLSFAIPIQLAMDIAGQLRDTGTVSRGKLGVQIQEVTPDLAESFGMDRPAGALVAAIEKGSAAARGGLRAGDVILSYNGQPVESMNELPIMVAATKPGEDVEVEVLRQGETETFELVVGAFESGQVASGGGESESSGGLGLVVSPLNNMQRQQAGVNGGLVVERAQGAAAKAGIQRGDIVLAVNNEQVRNIKQFTSLVESHKGGSIALLVHRGGNALYISVPKQG; encoded by the coding sequence ATGTCACAAAAGTTTTCTGCAAAAAAATTCTTGATTCCGCTCGTTCTGCCGCTGGTGGTTACCGCCTGCGGGCCATCGTCGGCCAAACCGGAAAGAGGATTCGAGCAGTCAGCTCCCGAATCCGAGGTCAACATTCAACTTCCCAACTTCCGCGAACTGGTGCAAAAAGAAGGGCCGGCTGTGGTAAATATAAGCACGACGCAAACCGTAACCCGCGAACCCATGATGCCTTTCGGCCCGCAGTTTCCGGGGCTGGACGAAGATCATCCGTTTTATGACTTTTTCCGCCGCTTCGCTCCTCAACAGCAGCCACCCGGTCCGCAGGAGTTCGAAACCCAGTCGCTGGGCTCCGGATTTGTTATAAGCGACGACGGTTACGTATTGACTAACGCGCACGTGATCGGCGACGCGGACGAAATCACGGTCAAGCTTATCGACGGCCGTGAGCTGGAAGCCGAGGTCGTCGGTCAGGACCGTCCCACGGACGTGGCGCTGCTTAAAATCGACGCCGAAGGCTTGCCGGTGGTGCCGGTTGGCAAAGCGGACAAGTCGCAGGTCGGCGACTGGGTGGTGGCGATCGGCTCGCCGTTCGGATTCGACAATACGGTGACCGCCGGCATTATCAGCGCCAAGCGCCGCTCGCTGCCGGGCGACACCTATGTGCCGTTTTTACAGACGGATGTGGCGCTCAACCCCGGCAACTCCGGCGGACCGCTGTTCAATATGCAGGGCGAAGTCATCGGCATCAACTCGCAGATTTACAGCCGCACGGGTGGATATATGGGACTGTCGTTCGCGATCCCCATCCAGCTTGCGATGGACATCGCCGGGCAGTTGCGTGACACCGGCACGGTGAGCCGCGGCAAACTGGGCGTGCAGATTCAGGAAGTCACGCCGGATCTGGCCGAGTCGTTCGGAATGGACCGGCCGGCCGGCGCCCTGGTCGCGGCCATCGAGAAGGGCAGCGCGGCCGCCAGGGGCGGGCTGCGGGCGGGTGATGTCATCCTCTCTTACAACGGACAGCCCGTCGAGAGCATGAACGAGTTGCCCATCATGGTCGCGGCAACCAAACCCGGGGAGGACGTCGAAGTCGAGGTGTTGCGTCAGGGCGAGACAGAGACCTTCGAGCTGGTCGTGGGCGCGTTCGAGAGCGGGCAGGTGGCAAGCGGCGGCGGCGAGAGCGAGAGTTCCGGTGGTTTGGGCCTGGTGGTGAGTCCGCTTAACAACATGCAGCGGCAACAGGCAGGCGTTAACGGCGGACTCGTGGTGGAGCGCGCGCAGGGCGCGGCGGCCAAGGCCGGTATTCAGCGCGGCGACATCGTGCTGGCCGTCAACAACGAGCAGGTACGCAACATTAAGCAGTTCACGTCGTTGGTGGAGTCGCACAAAGGCGGGTCGATCGCGCTGCTGGTGCATAGAGGTGGTAACGCACTTTATATCTCGGTGCCGAAGCAGGGTTAG